A single region of the Biomaibacter acetigenes genome encodes:
- a CDS encoding IS110 family transposase, translating into MWHNPRRYPHKDEYQLRVLLHHRIRLAKIRTMLKNKIHAALIRNGIQSPWSDLFGKNGRKFLENISLPETEQIIVCSSLKLLDTVQKEMAALEADLCARAKENPNVKLLMGIPGISVLSALTILAEIGPISRFSSPKKLACYAGLVPSVHQSGKTRYAGNITKEGRSTLRWILVQCAQRAIQSKGKLRSFYLRLKEKKGHKIAIVATARKLLHIIWAVLTRQEEYMELTKNLLERKLKSLTKQAQAYVVDMNELLRVIDGIEDVSEKETRSWLFGTG; encoded by the coding sequence ATCTGGCACAACCCGAGAAGATATCCCCACAAGGATGAATACCAATTAAGAGTTCTGCTTCATCACCGAATCCGTCTCGCAAAGATCCGTACTATGCTGAAAAACAAGATTCACGCTGCGTTAATTCGCAATGGAATCCAGTCTCCATGGAGCGATCTATTTGGGAAAAACGGAAGAAAATTTTTAGAGAATATTTCGTTGCCGGAAACAGAGCAAATCATAGTTTGTTCATCATTAAAACTGCTGGATACTGTACAAAAAGAAATGGCGGCCCTCGAAGCAGATTTGTGTGCTAGGGCGAAAGAGAACCCAAATGTAAAATTACTGATGGGTATACCTGGCATTTCGGTTTTGAGCGCATTGACTATTCTTGCAGAGATTGGGCCAATTTCGCGCTTTTCGTCACCTAAAAAACTGGCATGTTACGCGGGACTGGTTCCATCTGTTCATCAATCCGGCAAAACACGCTATGCCGGTAACATAACAAAAGAAGGCCGCAGCACCCTACGTTGGATACTGGTTCAGTGTGCACAGCGAGCAATTCAAAGCAAAGGGAAATTACGATCTTTTTATTTGCGTTTAAAGGAGAAGAAAGGGCACAAAATTGCGATTGTAGCTACAGCACGTAAGTTGCTGCATATAATATGGGCGGTTCTAACACGCCAAGAAGAATACATGGAACTCACAAAAAATTTGCTGGAAAGAAAACTAAAGAGTTTAACCAAACAAGCTCAAGCGTACGTAGTAGACATGAATGAACTGTTGCGAGTAATTGATGGCATCGAAGATGTATCGGAGAAAGAAACTCGGTCCTGGCTATTTGGAACAGGATAA